Genomic window (Lycium barbarum isolate Lr01 chromosome 2, ASM1917538v2, whole genome shotgun sequence):
GACCAACTTGTTCTCGAGTACTACATCTAGAGCCACTAGGCACAGAAGCGGGTAACCCATATaggttttttatttagttggggtcgggtttaaaaataaaatcggatTATGTTGGGGATTTCCGTTAAGATagaggtatatttgaaaactttaatgacgggagaGATACTTTTGATCCAAATTTGTAATGGATGGTACTTTTAGCTCTTTTCCCAAAGTAGGGGGTATTTTTTACCTTTTTTCCATATAAAAAATGACATCGCTTGGCATTATAGTAATTCGTtcatttgtttttttgtttttccaaATATTAACACTTATTGTGAAAAGTTCTGCATACAACTGACTTCTAATTGTGCTCGGTTATCTATCTCGGACGACATAAAACCTGCTTCCTGCTTTTCTCCTAACTATTTAAACTTATTGCATGATTAGTCAAAATAAATAATTTCAAACAAAAGTCATCAACAACCCCATTCCccaccaaaaaaataaataaagaaactatCAACAGTTAACGTGCATGCATCATTCAACTTTTTGCTACCTACCAATTCTTCCCAATGTTTCAAACACTATAAACAAGAAGACTACTATAATTAAGAACATCATTATTTTCCCACCACCACCATTGCTAATATGGACGTAAAAATTGAGGaaacaaccataattcacccgtCAACACCACCTTTCAACGATGATCATGTCCTCTCTCTTTCCCACCTAGACACTGACATAAACCTCCATGTCACATTTCGTTACCTTCGTGTCTACGTAAACGACCCGGAaacccaaacccgagaacaaccCAACCCGTTTCATGTCGTCACATCTTCTCTCTCCTCTGCCCTTGTCCAGTACTACCACTACACGGGTAGCCTCATTCATCGTGTTGAACCCGATGATCGCTTGGAGCTCCACTGCCAGGCTGGCAATGGGGTCCCAGTGACACGAGCTGTGGTTGCATGTACCTTGAGTGAAATGAACTACCTTGACGACCCGGATGAAAGTTTCACCGAAAAGTTGGTACCCGACCCGAGAGGTGAAGATGCATTGACCCGACCGTTTATTCTCCAAGTGACCCGGTTCAAGTGTGGCGGGTGGGTTCTTGGAGCCGCGATCCATCACACGTTGTGTGATGGACTCGGGGCGACTATTTTTTTTAATGCAATGGCGGAACTGGCTCGTGGGGCAGGTCAGGTAAAGCTTGAACCGGTCTGGGCCCGGTCAAGTTTGCTCGGGCCCAGGGACCCGCCCCGAGTCGATTTCCCGTTTCATGAGTTTCTAAGTTTGGATAAAAACTCTTTGCCATATATGGAACCGAGTAAACCTGCGGTTCGAGAGTGTTTTAAAGTGAAGGATGAATGGTTGGACCGGCTTAAGGGTTTTTTACGTGAACAGTCCGGTTCAAATTATACTACTTTTGAAGCATTGGGAGCTTTTATATGGCGAGCAAGGTATGTTATTAACTTTTATTAATTAATTTGCTGTACTTTTATAGCAAAACAAATTATTTTATCATTTGCAGTCTGCAAATTGCAGATGCAATCGATTATCTTCAATAAACGTATATAGTAAAAAATCTCTAAACAGTCCCATTTGTCCGAAATATTTTCGCCTGTTATATATAGTCATTGAATCGTTATTTACCTATAACATCATTTGACGTTAAATTTTATTTGATTATTATAAGCAAAAATTGCTCAAGCAATCATTCTTTCAAAGTTTTTATGTTATGGAGgatatgagaaaaaaaaaaaattcttaaactCAAATGATGTTTCAGTTtacaagaattttttattttacagaTTCCTCGAGGAACTTATAATATGTATCAGAGTTATATCTCCAATACAACATAATGAATAGATAATATATTtttcggaaaaggctcaaatatgccatcgaactatcagaaatggctcatttatgccactcgttgaaagtttggctcaaatatgccactgccgttacctttttggctcatccatgccattattcactaacggtggttttaaaataccagatatgccacgtggcaaaaatttattggtccacgtcacttaaatgaaaaccagccaaaataaatcctaattaaaccaacggaaaaggctcaaatatgccatcgaactatcagaaatggctcatttatgccactcgttgaaagtttggctcaaatatgccactgctGTTACCTTTTTGACACTCCGCTTGGATCTCCAGTGAATTGAATCCTTTTACCACCAGTTGGTGGCCTCATTCTTGTCTTCCTCATGGCCAGCAATGTATCAGCTTCCGATATGACTTTTGGCCTCAATGTCGGGTCTTCGTCATCGCCAATATCAGGTCCATATGTTATTGATAGTTTAGTACCAATTTGAGTTTCGAAGCCCGATTGTTGAGATTGTTGTGTACCAAATTCAAGTTCATAACAGTTGCTTCTTGAGGTCTGGCCAGTTTTTTCCTTGCCCTTCCCCTTCTTTGGAATTTGTCCAGCTTTTTTCTTCTGTCAACCAAACAACTATTACCAGCAAACCACAATAACCAGCAACTATTTAAATCCAGTGACTCATAAATCCAAGCGGAGTGTcaaaaaggtaacggcagtggcatatttgagtcAAACTTTCAAcaagtggcataaatgagtcatttctgatagttcgatggcatatttgagccttttccgttggtttaattaggatttattttggctggttttcatttaagtgacgtggaccaataaatttttgccacgtggcatatctggtattttaaaaccaccgttagtgaataatggcatggatgagccaaaaaggtaacggcagtggcatatttgagccaaactttcaacgagtggcataaatgagctatttctgatagttcgatggcatatttgagctttTTCCGTATATTTTTTATCACTCCACTATAAAACTACTACATAGATATTTTAGCAATGATGTTATAGAGAGATAATTTTTCAATGGATGATCGATAATGACACATGTGCTGAAACATATAACATAAAAAGTTGGATCGAAAGAAAAATTGGATGTTACAGTGAAACATTGTTACAAAGGACGATTAAAGAGATCAGATGTGACTGTATAAAGTAAACTTGTACATTCTATATCAGTTTTCACAAAAGTAGTTGTCACGTAGTGATATAATCTGCATCTACTGACTTAAAATCTTGTAATTCACGCAGCCCGTGCTAGTGATATTCAACGAATTAAATTCCAACTTAGGGACTAATTTCTCTTAAAATGTGAAAACAGGGTAATGGCTTCTAAAATCCCAAGTAAAGAGACTGTCAAATTTGCATATGCAACAAATATAAGAAGAACAATGAAACCACAATTGCCCCATGGCTACTGGGGAAATGGCTGTGTGCCTATGTATGTTCAACTCCTTGCACAAGAACTTGTAAATCAACCACTGTCAAAAACTGCAGATTCAATCAAGAACAGTAAATTCAACACGACCGATGAATACGTTCGATCGTTCATTGATTTCCAGGAGCTGCATTACCACGAAGGGATCACGGCAGGTAAATTTTAGCGTTGAACTCATCGTACTCTTGAAATAATCGGTTCAAAATTTAATATGTGTTGAAAGAAAAAATTTGCACTTTTAGTCCCTCAAAATTTGACAAATTCGATATTATAATTCTTCTGATATCTAGCTAACTACATTTACTGTTCAATCAGAAACCTGCATTTTTTATCCTTCTGCTTGCAAAGCTTCACAAATTATTTATTGTTACATCATCTAAATACCCATGTGTTAAGTTATTGTGCTTCATAGTTGAGGGTATTAATATTGATCTATAACAGTCCTAATATAATGTGTTTAGCCATTGTCATAAAGTTTCAAATTCTACAAGTGAAACTCCAAGATattgttatgaacctttggaattTGAAACTCTAAGATattgttatgaacctttggaattTGAAACTTCATGATAATGACTATTTTTCAAATACAACCAAAAAGTGGTCAATGATTGCTATTTTTTATCCGCACACTATTTTTATATTGGAAACTAGTAATAGCATAGAAAGATATAGATTGAGCATTCAATCTTAGGTAGTAAGTCTATACTAAAAGAAATCCAGCTGCGACTTAAAAATTATGGGTCTGTCTTTGATATTCGCATCAGTTATCGAAAATATTGAGTTCAGTTAAATCCATTAATTAAATTCTGAATCCACCTCTGCAGGTGAAAGGGTGAGTGGTTTCACTGATTGGAGACATTTGGGACATGCCACTGTTGATTTTGGATGGGGTGGTCCAGTGACTGTTTTCCCTCTTTCTAGACACTTAGTTGGGAGCATTGAGCCTTGTTTTTTCTTGCCTTATTCTTCTGCTAGTGAAGGGAAAAAAGATGGGTTCAAAGTTTTGGTGTATTTGCAAGAAGAAGCAATGGCTGATTTCAAAAAAGAGATGGAGAAATTGGAGCATATTATTGGTCTTTCTAGATTTTAGTTATTTGAGGGGTTTGTAAGGAAATTAATTATGTGATTTTGTTTTATGATTTTAATATGTAAGGTAGTATAAGAAATCAAGAATGATCATCAAATACAGTTAAATCTCTTTATAACGGCATTGTTtatccagatttttttttttttacttttatagCGAAAAATTgttatagaatatatatatatatatatatatattgttataatAAAAAATTTGTAACTCTGTATAACAACATCCACATATAACAATACCTCTGTATAACAGCTAAGTTTTTTCGGAactgattttttatgttatattttacttctccaTAACAGTATTTTACctataacaacaataaccaactttataacagtacactctttgtaaattTACCCCGCATATAataactatcttttttttttataatataataattaaccatctttataaaaatagaaaatctatgattaccaataataagtgtagagattttgacctAATATTTAATGTGATACTTTAGTATACTATATTGAAAGAGTATTACATATGAATACATATTTATAATCTAAAAATAACATtgtcttctatttttatttataaataattttcaaaaaGGAAAACATGCGCACCACTAAGAGATCGGAATCTACGAAACAAGctaaaattataaaaaatttccaTCAATCTTGAATTTAATTTTCAAGTAGATTTAAAATGTGTGCCTTAGAGATTAAAACTCTATACATGTAGTTACGAATTTATTGAAATTGTATTAACTTTCTTTAATACTTAGTTAGTGAAGTATGCATATCTttgtttaaaatttaaataattttattttttataactttaaaaaataaaaaataaattagattttatgcatcttttgtTCTATAACAACCAACTCTTATTTAAATGACAATTcatgttgttataggtgtataacaaccaTTCTCGATAACAACCAAAACAATTTGGATTCActgatgctgttatagagagctTTGACTGGATTATAAAGAATGATTGTTATATATAGAAGAAAAGCCATTCCATTTCGATAAAAGACCTGGGGAACAACTATCAACTAGTTTGAAAAGTTCTTCCATTTAGTAATGGAAGTCATCCGTTGTCACTTTCTAAGGATATGGTAGAGAGGCATGAGCCGCTTTGGGTTGGATGGCTCTGTTGTCTTGGGAAGCGTTGAAGCTTGCTTCTTCAGAAGACTTTTCTTGGTCATCAATACGACTCGTCCGTCAGTAATGGAGATCACATTGGTGGAAATATAGACCGATACGTCTCCATTCAATGGCGAGCTTCTTTCTTTCCTTGGCTCTGCTCGCTCGTCTACGTTCCACCCCAGCAAGTCATAATTGAAAAAGGATCTGACCTGAAAAGAACTATATTATGAGAATTAAGATGATTTCATTTTGTTATTTTTCTGTTATAATACAAACGTTTCTAAAAATCTATATAGCTTTTGTGATTTGTGATTCTAGTTATGAGGCATTGAGGCTACTGTATTTTGGCTCCTCCATGCAGGTTACATTCTTTCTTGTTGCCCCTTCATTGATCAGAGAATTACTAATATTTTCTTCCTTAAGCCAAAGTTTATATATGTGCTTACTAAGAAAAAGTAGAGAGTGTATGTTCTATGCATTAGCTacgtagaatatatatatatatatatataatttttatgaTGTGCATTATTCTGTAACCTGATAGAAGTGATATAACTAATCTATTATCAGTGTTAAACTTTTGCTTGTACACAAGTATGAATCGATATATCGACTGATATATGATAGTAAAAGACATTTTGGACATCACTGATGATACCCTTCTACTGCAAGATGAAATCGGCATGTCTTAAGAAGGGGCCTTAAATCTTTTTCGGGAAGTCTTgatatataattttatttgaagTTTCTTTTTCTAGCTTTTTAAGATGCAAATTTCTTCTAATAATTCTTTTTGGTAATATGTCCAATCCGTTTAATCTTTCTTGAGACATTATTAATCTTAATTAAGATTTTatcaatttaaattttaaaatcttTCCACCGAGGTAGCAGATTACTGGAACTACTAACATTATCCTACAAGCTATATCGACATTTGACAAAAGAATCATGTCTTTTTACTTGATTGAGTATATCTATAAACAATTAAACCTTCTTCTTTAATGCATTCTCCATTTGCCCATTTATAAAATGTTTGGTAGAGAAATGTCTTATGAATTTATCTTTTGGAAAATCCAAATCAGTAATTAATTCTCATTGATCCTTTTTCCTACTAGGAGATTTCTTAATTTTGTATTAACATAGGTCCTTTCACTAGGATTATATATGTTTCTAGGAATGCAATTCTTTGAATCATTTATAAGTTTTTGGTCCACCGTGGACAAGGTATACTTATAGACCAAGGAAATAATTCAGCCGATTTGATCAAAAGGAGCTTGATACAATGAGCCAAAATGTTGAAGATCTCAGCATCTTACATAAATATCAAAAATACACATTATAAATTTTCAGTACAAAAGAGCACAAAACAAGAAGAATCGACCCTCTGGGAAAGCATGCACACATAAACATTTGGAAGAGGAAATAGAAATGCTCCAGATAGAAGGATGAAAATGAGCTAAAAAGTCAAGGAAATCTTGAGAAATAATTGAAATGAGTGGTTTGATCAATATTCCTAGTAGATTGGTGGGGAAGATGTTGGAGGGGGTGGTGAAGGTGAGGCATAGGTGGGAGTTTTCTTGTAGTCGTTCACTGGTGGTGGTGGTGAGTAGTATGATGGTGATTGTTCATAAGACTTCGGTGGAGGTGGTGAGTTGTAGGTTGTAGGTGATTGTTCGTCATATTTTGGTGGAGGTGGAGGGGATTTATAGGAAGGCGTAGATTCTTTGTAGTACGGTGGAGGTGGAGGGGATTTATAGGAAGGCGTAGATTCTTTGTAGTATGGTGGAGGTGGTGGAGATTTGTAGGAAGGAGTAGATTCTTTATAGTATGGGGGAGGTGGTGGAGATTTGTAGGAAGGCTTAGATTCTTTGTAGTACGGTGGAGGTGGAGAGCTGTAAGAAGATGGTGAATAGTATTTTGGAGGAGGTGGAGGGGACTTGTAGTAAGAAGGTGATTTCTCATAATAAACTGGTGGGGGTGGAGACTTGTAAtattttggtggtggtggagatTTGTAGTAAACTGGTGACTTGTAAtattttggtggtggtggagagTTGTAGTAAACTGGTGACTTGTAATATTTTGGTGGCGGTGGAGACTTGTTGTAAACCGGTGACTTGTAATATTTTGGTGGAGGTGGTGATTTATAGTATTTAGAAGGGACAGGCGATTTGAAATATTTTGACGGGGATGGTGACTTATAGTATTTTGCAGGCGATGGCGATTTGTAGTATTTTTTAGGAGATGACTTGTAATAGTTCTTTGAAGGAGCCGGCGACTTGTAGTACTTCTTTGCAGGGGCGGGGGCCTTGTAGTACTTCTTTGCAGGGGCGGGGGCCTTGTAGTACTTCTTTGAAGGGGCGGGGGCCTTGTAGTACTTCTTTGCAGGGGCGGGGGCCTTGTAGTACTTCTTTGCAGGGGCGGGGGCCTTGTAGTACTTCTTTGCAGGGGTGGGCGCCTTGTAGTACTTCTTTGAAGGGGCGGGCGCCTTGTAGTACTTCTTTGAAGGGAATGGCGCCTTGTAGTACTTCTTTGAAGGGGATGGCGCCTTGTAGTATTTCTTTGAAGGGGCGGGCGCCTTGTAGTACTTCTTTGAAGGGGCGGGCGCCTTGTAGTACTTCTTTGAAGGGGATGGCGCCTTGTTATATTTCTTTGAAGGGACAGGTGCCTTGTAGTACGTCGCTACCACAGGTGACTTGTAGTAATGTTTTGAAGGAGCGGGTGACTTGTAATACTTCGCTACAACAGGTGACTTGT
Coding sequences:
- the LOC132628311 gene encoding extensin-1-like: MKSFGNLGQWPLLGFALAICFVASTVVADYSYGYTSNSPSYNSKKYYKSPSPSKYHVPTPYYKSPVVAKYYKSPAPSKHYYKSPVVATYYKAPVPSKKYNKAPSPSKKYYKAPAPSKKYYKAPAPSKKYYKAPSPSKKYYKAPFPSKKYYKAPAPSKKYYKAPTPAKKYYKAPAPAKKYYKAPAPAKKYYKAPAPSKKYYKAPAPAKKYYKAPAPAKKYYKSPAPSKNYYKSSPKKYYKSPSPAKYYKSPSPSKYFKSPVPSKYYKSPPPPKYYKSPVYNKSPPPPKYYKSPVYYNSPPPPKYYKSPVYYKSPPPPKYYKSPPPPVYYEKSPSYYKSPPPPPKYYSPSSYSSPPPPYYKESKPSYKSPPPPPYYKESTPSYKSPPPPPYYKESTPSYKSPPPPPYYKESTPSYKSPPPPPKYDEQSPTTYNSPPPPKSYEQSPSYYSPPPPVNDYKKTPTYASPSPPPPTSSPPIY
- the LOC132626058 gene encoding fatty alcohol:caffeoyl-CoA acyltransferase-like translates to MDVKIEETTIIHPSTPPFNDDHVLSLSHLDTDINLHVTFRYLRVYVNDPETQTREQPNPFHVVTSSLSSALVQYYHYTGSLIHRVEPDDRLELHCQAGNGVPVTRAVVACTLSEMNYLDDPDESFTEKLVPDPRGEDALTRPFILQVTRFKCGGWVLGAAIHHTLCDGLGATIFFNAMAELARGAGQVKLEPVWARSSLLGPRDPPRVDFPFHEFLSLDKNSLPYMEPSKPAVRECFKVKDEWLDRLKGFLREQSGSNYTTFEALGAFIWRARVMASKIPSKETVKFAYATNIRRTMKPQLPHGYWGNGCVPMYVQLLAQELVNQPLSKTADSIKNSKFNTTDEYVRSFIDFQELHYHEGITAGERVSGFTDWRHLGHATVDFGWGGPVTVFPLSRHLVGSIEPCFFLPYSSASEGKKDGFKVLVYLQEEAMADFKKEMEKLEHIIGLSRF